The Chiroxiphia lanceolata isolate bChiLan1 chromosome 24, bChiLan1.pri, whole genome shotgun sequence genome has a segment encoding these proteins:
- the MFSD2A gene encoding sodium-dependent lysophosphatidylcholine symporter 1: protein MAGGGGAERAGAGGLLPPLCRQHRRKESRERLSVCSKLCYAVGGAPYQITGCALGFFLQIYLLDVAQLDPFYASIILFVGRAWDAITDPMVGFFISKSSWTCFGRLMPWIIFSTPFAVISYILIWFVPDISRGQVMWYLVFYCVFQTLVTCFHVPYSALTMFISREQSERDSATAYRMTVEVLGTVLGTAIQGQIVGKADTPCIESPLFFGMTNSSVALEELNMTHDTGSLTDTRNAYMIAAGVIGGLYILCALILWAGVREKRESSELQSDEPVSFFQGLRLVMNHGAYIKLIAGFLFTSLGFMLLEGNFALFCTYTLGFRNEFQNILLAIMLSATLTIPFWQWFLTRFGKKTAVYVGISSAIPFLIMVAVLDSNLIVTYIVAVAAGISVAAAFLLPWSMLPDVVDDFKLQHPGSHGHEAIFFSFYVFFTKFTSGVSLGISTLSLDFAGYQTRGCSQPSAVNFTLKMLVSAAPVVLILLGLLLFKLYPIDEEKRRKNKKALQDLRGESNSSSESDNTELASIV, encoded by the exons AtggccgggggcggcggcgccgagcgggccggggcaggggggctcctgccccccCTCTGCCGCCAGCACCGCCGCAAG GAGAGCCGCGAGCGGCTGTCGGTGTGCAGCAAGTTGTGCTACGCCGTCGGGGGGGCTCCTTACCAGATCACGGGCTGCGCCCTCGGCTTCTTCCTCCAGATCTACCTCTTGGACGTGGCGCAG ctggatccTTTCTATGCCTCCATCATCCTGTTTGTGGGACGAGCCTGGGATGCCATCACGGACCCCATGGTGGGTTTCTTCATCAGCAAATCCTCATGGACCTGCTTCGGCCGCCTGATGCCCTG GATCATCTTCTCCACCCCATTCGCTGTCATCTCCTACATCCTCATCTGGTTTGTGCCAGACATCTCCAGAGGCCAAGTGATGTGGTATCTTGTCTTCTACTGCGTCTTCCAGACCCTCGTGACG TGCTTTCATGTGCCTTACTCAGCACTGACCATGTTCatcagcagggagcagagcgAGCGGGACTCGGCCACTGCCTACC GTATGACTGTGGAAGTGCTGGGcactgtgctgggcactgccatCCAGGGCCAGATCGTGGGCAAAGCAGACACTCCCTGCATCGAGAGCCCCCTTTTCTTTGGCATGACCAACTCCTCGGTGGCCCTGGAGGAGCTAAACATGACCCACGACACCGGCTCGCTCACAGACACC AGAAATGCCTACATGATTGCTGCAGGGGTCATCGGGGGGCTCTACATCCTCTGTGCCTTGATCCTGTGGGCGGGCGTGCGGGAGAAGAGAG AGTCCTCTGAGCTCCAGTCGGACGAGCCTGTCTCCTTCTTCCAGGGGCTGAGGCTGGTGATGAACCACGGTGCCTACATCAAGCTCATTGCTGGCTTCCTCTTCACCTCGCTGGGCTTCATG ctgctggagggaaACTTTGCCCTCTTCTGCACCTACACCCTGGGCTTCCGCAACGAGTTCCAGAACATCCTCCTGGCCATCATG CTGTCGGCCACTCTGACCATCCCCTTCTGGCAGTGGTTCCTTACCCGCTTTGGGAAGAAGACAGCTGTCTACGTGGGCATCTCG TCTGCCATCCCTTTCCTCATCATGGTGGCTGTCCTGGACAGTAACCTCATCGTCACCTACATCGTGGCTGTCGCGGCCGGGATCAGCGTCGCAGCCgccttcctgctgccctg GTCCATGCTCCCAGATGTCGTAGATGACTTCAAGCTGCAGCACCCTGGCTCCCATGGCCATGAAGccatcttcttctctttctatGTCTTCTTCACCAAGTTTACCTCTGGGGTCTCCCTGGGCATCTCCACACTCAGCCTGGA CTTTGCAGGGTACCAGacccggggctgctcccagcccagcgCGGTGAACTTCACCCTGAAGATGCTGGTGTCTGCTGCACCCGTGGTGCTGATCCTACTGGGCCTGCTCCTGTTCAAGCTGTATCCCATTGATGAGGAGAAACggaggaaaaacaagaaagccCTGCAGGATTTAAG GGGGGAGAGCAACAGCAGCTCAGAGTCGGACAACACAGAACTGGCCAGCATCGTGTGA
- the MYCL gene encoding protein L-Myc: protein MEFDSYQHYFYDHDAQEDFHRSTAPSEDIWKKFELVPTPPLSPLGTPGEKGCCSGAEERSGWLSRYCLAGEEPEYLIGTGQIFGNLSAFILKDCMWSGFSARERLEKAMTEKLSTGTQRATPLKPSFAQDFGFSSSVSECVDPAAVFLCPLAESKIPASSGSEGQSDSEGEEIDVVTVDKRQSLSLRKPVTITLRADPLDPCMKRFHISVHQQQHNYAARSPPDSCPPPESPQQDQDREEDEPPSAAEPVPAITPPEPGLPKLSGSPGSDSEDVAKRKNHNYLERKRRNDLRSRFLALRDQVPGLASCPKTPKVVILSKSSEYLQSLISAERRMAAEKRQLQQRQTQLLKRIAHLKGH from the exons ATGGAGTTTGACTCGTACCAGCATTACTTCTACGACCACGATGCCCAGGAGGATTTTCACCGCTCCACGGCTCCCAGCGAGGACATCTGGAAGAAGTTCGAGCTGGTCCCCACGCCCCCTCTGTCCCCGCTGGGTACCCCCGGGGAGAAGGGGTGCTGCTCGGGGGCGGAGGAGCGCTCGGGATGGCTCTCCCGGTATTGCCTGGCCGGGGAAGAGCCGGAGTATCTCATAGGGACCGGGCAGATCTTCGGGAACCTGAGCGCTTTCATCCTCAAGGATTGCATGTGGAGCGGATTTTCAGCCCGGGAGAGACTGGAGAAGGCGATGACAGAGAAACTTTCCACGGGCACGCAGAGAGCCACCCCACTCAAACCCTCCTTCGCGCAGGATTTTGGGTTCAGCAGCTCCGTGAGCGAGTGCGTGGATCCCGCTGCCGTCTTCCTTTGCCCGCTGGCCGAGAGCAAGATCCCCGCATCCTCGGGATCCGAGGGCCAAAGCGACTCCG aaggagaagagaTCGATGTGGTGACGGTGGACAAGAGACAATCGCTCAGCCTGAGGAAGCCGGTGACCATCACCCTGCGTGCAGACCCCCTGGACCCCTGCATGAAACGCTTCCACATCTCCgtccaccagcagcagcacaactaCGCCGCCCGCTCGCCACCAGACTCCTGTCCCCCACCGGAGTCAccccagcaggaccaggaccGGGAGGAGGACGAGCCACCGAGCGCTGCAGAGCCGGTCCCTGCCATCACACCTCCTGAGCCCGGCTTGCCAAAGCTCAGCGGCAGCCCCGGCTCCGACAGCGAGGACGTGGCCAAGAGGAAAAACCACAACTACCTGGAGCGCAAGCGGCGCAACGACCTGCGCTCGCGGTTCCTGGCCCTGCGGGACCAGGTGCCCGGGCTCGCCAGCTGCCCCAAGACGCCCAAGGTGGTGATCCTGAGCAAATCCTCCGAGTACCTGCAGTCACTCATCAGTGCCGAGAGGCGGATGGCAGCCGAGAAGCGGCAGCTGCAGCAGCGCCAGACCCAGCTGCTCAAAAGGATTGCTCACCTCAAGGGGCACTAG